A single region of the Hippopotamus amphibius kiboko isolate mHipAmp2 chromosome 6, mHipAmp2.hap2, whole genome shotgun sequence genome encodes:
- the TM4SF1 gene encoding transmembrane 4 L6 family member 1 produces the protein MCYGKCARCIGYSLVGLAVLCIVANILLYFPNGETRYATEDHLSRFVWFFSGIVGGGLLMFLPAFVFIGLEQEDCCGCCGHENCGKRCAMLSSVLAALIGIAGSGYCVIVASLGLAEGPKCLDASGQWNYTFASTEGNYLLDTSTWSQCIEPEHGVEWNVSLFSILLALGGIEFILCLFQIINGVLGGICGYCCSRQQQYDC, from the exons ATGTGCTACGGGAAATGCGCACGATGCATTGGATATTCTCTGGTGGGGCTCGCTGTCCTCTGCATTGTGGCTAATATTTTGCTTTACTTTCCCAATGGGGAAACAAGGTATGCTACTGAAGACCATCTCAGCCGCTTCGTGTGGTTCTTCTCCGGCATCGTAGGAGGAGGCTTGCTG ATGTTCCTGCCGGCATTCGTCTTCATTGGGCTGGAGCAGGAAGACTGCTGTGGCTGCTGCGGCCACGAAAACTGCGGCAAAAGATGCGCG ATGCTTTCCTCTGTACTGGCCGCTCTCATCGGAATTGCAGGATCTGGTTACTGCGTCATTGTGGCATCGCTGGGCTTAGCGGAAGGACCAAAATGTCTTGATGCCAGTGGCCAGTGGAATTACACGTTTGCCAGCACTGAGGGAAA TTACCTTCTGGATACCTCCACATGGTCCCAATGCATTGAACCCGAGCATGGAGTGGAATGGAATGTCTCTCTGTTTTCTATCCTCTTGGCACTTGGTGGAATTGAATTCATCTTGTGTCTCTTTCAAATAATAAACGGAGTGCTTGGAGGCATCTGTGGTTATTGCTGCTCTCGCCAACAG cAATATGACTGCTAG